The window GAGATGACCGCCGCCTTGATCGAGATGGTAGACGAGACGCTGCCCGGTTCGATATTCAAAGGTTTTCCCGCGACGATGATCCGCTTCCTCAACGGCGATCAGGTCGCCGATATAGTCGGCGTGGCCAATGAGGATTGGACAAGGAAGCTGGTCGGGCCCATCGGAAGGATCTTCGGACGCATCGAAGGCGAAGCTGATCACTCTCGCATTCTGGCGGCGGTCAGTGAACACTTTGGCCGCGCGTTCACCGAGGCCTTCTCGTGGATAGATCGGGGCGGACATCGGGCCCCGTTCGAGATCCCGCATGTGCTGCGCCAGCAGTGGAATCTGAAGCCGCATCCGGGCGCTTCGCAATGATCGGCGCCGTCCATATGGACTGCGGCGGCACTCTGCTACATTTCGCATGGACGACACCTACGACGCCGCTTTCGCTTCGCAGGCAAGACGGTCCACTTTTCAAACAGCGATCCAGCCAAAGCGCCACCGCTGCAAGAGCAAATCCCCTCTCACGAAAACGCGGCAGTCAAATGGACTGTGCCCCCACCGACCCGTGGGTGGAATTTGGAGGTTTCACGCAATCTCTTTACTCAGTGGATCGCGCAAGCGCTCAGTCCAGGTAACGCGCGAGCGCTTCATCCCACTTGTCTTGAGCCTTGAGGATGAGCTCGATCACCTCGCGCACCGCGCCTCGGCCTCCGGCGCGCCTGGTCACGACCTGTGAGTGTTGTTTGGTCTCTTCAACCGCGTCGCCGACCGCGACGGCCAACCCCGCCCGCCGCAGCAGAGGTATGTCGACAACATCGTCCCCGACGTAGCAGACTTCTTCATCTCTCAACCCTTCCTCGGCGAGTATCTTTTCATAAGGCTCAGCCTTCACCCAGGCCATCTCGTGCAGGTGCGCGACACCAAGCTCCTTTGCGCGCGCTCGCACCACTGAGGACTTGCGGCCTGAGATGATCGCAATCCGCAGCCCGGCGCGTTGAGCCATAACCATCGCGTGACCGTCCTTAACGTCGAAGGCCTTGGTCTCGTCGCCGTCGGGCAACATTATGATTCGCCCGTCCGTGAGCACGCCGTCGCAGTCCAGGATCAGCAGCTTGATCCGGCGCGCGCGCTCGAGGATGTTTTGACCTGCGTCAATCACTCGCGCTCCTCAGCAGAAATTCTCCGTCAGTTGATCGAACCGGTCGATGAGCACATCGGGGTCAGTCAGACGCAACTCTGCAGCAGTGCGAAACCCAAAGGTGACCCCGCACGTTCGAGTGCCCGCCGCGCGGCCGGCGTTGATGTCGTTCTCGCTGTCGCCAACCATCACCGCTTCGGCGGCCCGTTCTTCGGGGAAAGCGCCGGCTTCAATCAGGGTTGAGCCAGACTCGCCGGCTTCGAGCGCCTCGAGCAACCTGACCGCCTCCAGCACAGGGCGCGGGTCGGGTTTACGCCACGCTACCGTGTCGCCGCCCACGATAACGTCGAAGCAGTCTGCGATTCCGAAGTGCTCCAGGATGATCTTGGTGAAGCGCACTTCTTTGCTTGTGACAACCGCCCTGCGCTTGCTCTTGAAGTAGTCGAGCGTTTCGCGCACGCCCGGGTAGAGCCTGGTAGTCTTCAGCATCTGGTCAGCATAGTGCGCGTGCATCAGAGCGATGCCCTTGGCGTGTAGCTGTTCGTCGGGCGGTTGATGATCAGGATCGGTAGCGGTGAGCGAGCGATGAACCAGAACGCGAACGCCGTCCCCGACGAAGCCACCGACCGTCGCTTCTGCCAACGGCGGACGCCCGAGGTCGTTAAGCATCAAGTTAATCGAGTTGGCTAAATCGGTCTTCGAGTCTATGAGCGTGCCGTCGAGATCGAAAAGCATTAAGGAAACGGAAATCATATGCTTAGCTCTGAGTTCGCCATGCGACTGCCAGTAATGGCCTTGTCCCTCAAGCTCGCGGTCGGGAAAGGGTGGCTTGCCCCCGCTGTCTTCGTTAGGGAAGCAACTCGAAGACTCAAGAGCAACAGCGGGGGCCAAGCCACCCTTCCCGGCCGCGAGCTTGAGTCTCGTCTACGTCCTTCATTCTTCTTCTTCCTTTAGTTTGGCCAGCACGCCGAAATCTTCGAGCGTCGTCGTGTCGCCTCGAACCTCACCGCCCGATGCGATCTCGCGAAGCAAACGACGCATGATCTTGCCGCTTCGCGTCTTGGGTAACGCGTCGCTGAACCGAATGTCGTCGGGCTTGGCGAGCGCGCCTATCTCTTTCGCCACCCATCGGCGCAGCTCTTCCTTCAGCTCATTCGAAGGTTCGTTTCCCAGCTCGAGCGTTACGAACGCCGAGATTGCCTGGCCCTTCACCTCATCCGGTCTCGCGACAACCGCGGCTTCCGCCACCATGGGATGGGCTACCAGCGCCGATTCCACCTCCATCGTGGAGAGCCTGTGTCCCGACACGTTGATCACGTCGTCAACCCGGCCCATGATCCAGAAGTAGCCGTCCTCATCTTTTCGCGCGCCGTCCCCAGCGAAGTAGACGCCGGGTATCTCAGTCCAGTACTGACTGACGTAGCGATCCGGGTCGTTGAAAATCGTTCGCAGCATCGCGGGCCAGGGTCGTCTGAGGACCAGGTATCCGCCCGATCCCGGGGGCACCGGTTCACCCTGACGAGTGACCACGTCGGCGATCACTCCGGGAAACGGCTTGGTTGCGGAGCCGGGCTTGGTCGCGATCGCTCCCGGCAGCGGCGTGATCATTATCATTCCGGTCTCGGTCTGCCACCACGTGTCCACGATCGGGCAGCGCTCGCGGCCGATGACTTCGCGATACCACATCCACGCTTCGGGATTGATAGGCTCACCCACCGTGCCCAACAGTCTCAAGCTTTTCATCTCGTAGCGGCGCGGCCACCGCTCGCCCCACTTCATGAAGGCTCGGATTGCAGTCGGCGCGGTGTAGAAGATGTTCACTTTATGCCGCTCGATCATTCGCCAAAAGCGATCGGGCTCGGGGTGATTGGGTGCGCCTTCATACATGACGGTGGTCGCGCCGTTTTGCAGCGGCCCGTACACGATGTAGCTGTGACCGGTCACCCATCCAATGTCCGCGGTGCACCAGTAGACGTCTTCGTCCTTCAGATCGAACACCCACTTGGCGGTTATGAAGGTGCCGACCGAGTAGCCGCCGGTCGTGTGCACGACGCCCTTTGGCTTACCGGTGCTCCCCGATGTGTAGAGGATGTAGAGCGGATGCTCGGCGTCAAGAGGTTCGGCTTCGCAGTGATCGGAAGCGTCGGCCATCACGTCGTGCCACCAGTGATCGCGCCCCCATTCCATGTGGATCTCGGACCCGGTTCGTTTGTATACGATGACCGTCTTGACTGAAGGACACGACGGCAGCGCTTCATCGACCGTCGCTTTGAGAGGAATCTCCGCGCCTCGTCGGTGAGAGCCATCTTGAGTAATGACCGCTTTGCACTGCGCGTCGTTGATACGATCCACCAGCGCGTTGGCTGAGAAGCCTCCGAACACAACGGAATGAGCCGCGCCGATTCGCGCGCATGCGAGCATCGCAATCGGGAGCTCGGGCGTCATGCCCATGTAGATCGCTACAGTGTCGCCCTTCTGAATGCCAAGCGACTTCAAGACATTTGCAAACTTCGAAACTTCGATGAGCAGTTGTTGATAAGTGAAGGTTCGGACATCGCCTGGCTCGCCTTCCCAGATAATGGCGGCTTTGTTTCTGCGCCAGGTCGCGACGTGGCGATCGAGACAGTTGTAAGAGAGGTTGATCTGCCCGCCAACGAACCACTTTGCCCAGGGCGCGTCCCATTCAAGGACCTTGTCCCACTTGCGAAACCAATGAAGCTCGCCGGCGATGCGACCCCAAAACTTCTCGGTATCCTCTTCGGCCTCGCGATAGAGTTGCTTGTATTGCTCGAGGCTTTTGATGTGGGCTCCCTGGCTGAACTCGGGAGACGGCTCAAATACCCGCTTCTCGTTGAGCACGGAGTCAATATTGGAACTCGACACGCTGCGATCCTCCGAGTGAGTGAGTTGCTAAAGTTGAATCGGAAACTAACACAGCGGCCAACAGCGGCACAACGAAGCTCTCCAGCTACTGGCCATCGGGGTGAGGGTGACCTAGATCAGTCAGCTAGCGTTTCGCGCAAAGCCGCTAAGACTCGCAAAGACCGCCAAAAGGCTTCGCGGCATCAATTGCTGCTGCATTTTTGCGAGATCAGCCGCTTGAGTGCTTGCGCGTCTTGATCGTTTGGGTCGATCTCCAGCGCTCTACCAGCCGAGGCTTGAGCTCCCGCGCAGTCGTTCTTCAAGACGGCGATTCGACCAAGCAACACGTGCGCGGGTACGAGTTTCGGATTCCAAAACACCGCCGCTTTCAACGCGTTCGTAGCTCTATCGAAATCGCCCTTTCGTTCGTACACTCGGCCCATCAAGAAGTGCGCGTCGTAGTTCTGCGGCGACGTCTGCAACAGCTTCCCGAGCGCCTCTAAGGCGTCGGCATCCCGGCCCGCGAGAAATGCACTGCGGGCGGTCTCCAGGAGCTGATCCGCTTGCGGCGTCAAGCTGGTTATGTGAGTCTGGCTGTTCAGCCGCTCGTCCTGCTCGCGCTTGTAGCGATAATAGTTGATCTTGCTGAACCCAGTCTTGACGCGCGCCAGTGGCGGCATCCCCTTCGTCTCCCACTGCGCAAACGACGGCAGAAGTTTCTTCGCCTGATCGGAAGCCGCGGCCGCACCCGGCTGATCGCCCTCCGATGCCAGCGCTTTGCTCAAGATGTAATACGCTTCGCCATCCGAAGCCCGCAGCTTCGTCTCGGCCTTTAGGGCAGCCGCCGCGTTTGCGTTGTCTTTCGTCAGGAAGCAGGCGTACCCCAGATTGAACAGCGTGTCGGTGTCGCGTGGCGCGGCATCCGTGGCAGGCTTGAGGTGATCGATGGCTTCCTTGTACTTCTTTTGCTTTATGAGCAGCACGCCGATGTTGTTGTAGACCTCAAACAGCGGCAGCCTCGACGCGAGCTTCTTGAGCGTCGCAAGCGCCGGCTCAGTCTGCCCCAGTGCGTCTTGCGCCACGCCCACGTAGAACTGGGCCTCGTCGTAACGCGGATTCTTCTCGTCGACCAGGTTCAGTTGTTCGAGCGCTTCTTTGTATTCGGCGGCTTCAAACCGAATACGGCCCAGCTCGAAGACTGCCGGGATATATTGGCTCTTGGTCTTTTCGAAATACTCTTTGATCGCGCGATCGAGGAAGCCGACACGCGCGTCGCGGTCGCGGGTGAGCGTGCCCTTGATGAAGTTCTCGAACGCCCCGATCGGCGCCCCGGTCGCATCGGTCGAGATCTGATCGCGCGAGAACGGGAGAGCCTGATTGTGCTGATAAAGGATCTCGTAGGCGAGATCGCCCTGGAGCCTTTGCAGATCAACGAGCGGGCCTCCGCGATTGTACTCTTTCCCGGCGAGCCGGCCCTCTTGAATATCTATCACCCGAGCGGTGATCGTTATGGTGCTGTCGCGTCCTTCACCCGCGATGCGGTAGGTTCCCATCACTACCAGGTTGGCTCCCGCGCGCTCGGCGATCTTGATCATGGTAGCGCGCGTGAGTATCGCCGTCGGCGGGAGGCCTTCCTGTTTATAGGCGACGTTTCGCTCGTCCGGCCTGATCGCCACCAGTCCAGGTTTGTCGAGCAGGTCGGCCAGCGCCGCGGCGAAGCTTTCACCGACCCAGTTGTATTCCGGCCGTCCGGATAGGTTTTCGAACGCCATCGTCACGATTGTGTCGGTCGAAACCGCTCGGACAGGCGGCGCAAACCCCAAAATAAGAATGCCCAGAGAGAGGATGCCCAGAGAGGGAATGAATGATAGTAGCGCTCGTCTTGTCATGCTCAGAATCAAGCGGGCCGCCCTCGGTACTCAACGCTGAACGGCCCAAAAGTCTGTGTGTGATGCCTTGACCATCACACATAGGCATTGTCTCCGCCGCTTAGAGCCGCTGTCAACCAGGGCGCCTTGTCGAGCCCAGCCTTGCAACACATCAAACCGTATGTTACACATTGCAGTGTATTTAATTCTGATTAAACGGTGGGGATAAGAGAGGAATTATGAGGGGAAAGATAACGATTTTTATTGATGGAAATAATCTGTTTCATGCGGCCCGGTCGGTTGGTGTTGAAATTGATTACGCAAAGTTTTTGAATTTTCTTCGAGGCGATTCTCCGCTTCTGAGGGCGTTCTTCTATACCGGAGTCGACGAGAAGGCTGAACGCCAGCAGGGCTTCCTGCTATGGATGCGCAGGAACGGTTATCGAGTAGTCGAGAAGGAACTGAAGACCTACGCGGACGGCACCAAGAAAGCCAACCTCGACGTCGAGATCGCCGTCGACATGCTTTCGCTCGCAGACAAGTACGACACGGCGGTGCTGGTCTCAGGCGATGAAGATTTCTCCTACGCGATAAACGCAGTCGCCTACAAAGGCGTGCGCGTCGAACTGGCGGGGTTTCGCAGCAACACCAGCCCGCGGTTGATCGACGTTGCCGATCAGTTCATCGAGCTTGATTCTCACATCGATGAGATCACAAAAGCTGACAGCCGCTACAATGTGCACAATCATAACCACCATTCGGGAAGCCACTACGTATCGAACCGGAACAGCGGCGCCTTCCCGCGCGTGCAAGATAGCGGCGCGTTCACGCGGGTGCAAGACGACGAGGCCGACGTCCCGGCGGGTTGTGAGGCTGCCACAGAGCGGTGACCAACCTTAGGGGCGTCCTCCAGTGGGCGCCCGTCAGAATCCTTTCACCTGACATGAGGGGCGTCCTCCAGTGGGCGCCCGTCAGAATCCTTTCACCTGACATTAGGGGCGCCCGTAAAGGTTTATCGCCATCCTTCCCTGGTCGATGATCACACAATCTTCGGAATAAGCGTCGCGGATACGTCCGTTCGGATGCAGGCCACCCGGTGTCCGGGACTGATTTCCACAAGCGGCGGCTTTTCCAGCTTGCACTCGTCGATTGCGATGGGGCAACGGGTGTGAAAGCGGCAACCTTCGGGAGGATTGATCGGAGTAGGAACGTCGCCCTCCAGGCGAGTTCGCTGTCGCTTTTCGCGCGGCACGGGCACCGGTATCGAGGCCAGCAAAGCCTGCGTGTAAGGATGCAGCGGGTTCGCAAAAATCTCTTCGGTATCGGCTTCCTCGACTATCTCGCCCAGATACATAACAGCGACACGATCGGATATATGTTTGACCACGGCCAGGTCGTGCGCGATGAACAGGTACGTGAGATTGAACCGCTGCTGAAGCTCGCGGAGCAGGTTCAGTATTTGCGCCTGAATTGAAACGTCGAGCGCCGATACCGCCTCGTCGCAGACGATGAGCTTTGGCTCGAGCGCAAGCGCTCGCGCGATGCCTATGCGCTGTCGCTGACCACCTGAGAATTCGTGGGCGTAACGGCTCGCGTGTTCGGGGCTAAGCCCTACAAGTGTGAGAAGCTCGGCAACCCGCCGCCGCGCACGACCTTGGGCCCGGGTGAGCGTCAGCCCGGATTGGTTCCGCTCGCGGGAATTCCTCGACTCATCGGGTGATTCTTCGCGTTCATCTTCGGAGCCAATTCCGTGAACCAGGATCGGTTCTTCGAGCATCGCGCCTACAGTCATTCGCGGGTTCAGCGAACCGAATGGGTCTTGAAAGATGATCTGCATCTCGCGGCGCAGCCGGCGCATCTCGCGCTCGCGCAGCGAGAACACATCGTGACCGTCGAAGATTACTCGCCCGGAAGTCGGCTCGATCAATCTGAGGATCGCGCGCCCTGCAGTCGTCTTGCCACAACCCGACTCGCCGACGAGCCCGAGCGTTTTCCCGCGTGGGATCGAAAACGAAATACCGTCAACCGCTCGCACATATCCGACGGTCTTGGGGACAACGCCCTTGCGAATAGGGTAGTGCTTGACGAGGTCTTCGACGATGAGGATGTCGTCCATAAAAAGAGAAGTCAGAAGTCAGAGATCAGAGGTCAGATGGTCAGAAGGCAGAAGGCAGAAGGC is drawn from Acidobacteriota bacterium and contains these coding sequences:
- a CDS encoding HAD-IIIA family hydrolase is translated as MIDAGQNILERARRIKLLILDCDGVLTDGRIIMLPDGDETKAFDVKDGHAMVMAQRAGLRIAIISGRKSSVVRARAKELGVAHLHEMAWVKAEPYEKILAEEGLRDEEVCYVGDDVVDIPLLRRAGLAVAVGDAVEETKQHSQVVTRRAGGRGAVREVIELILKAQDKWDEALARYLD
- a CDS encoding HAD family hydrolase, translating into MISVSLMLFDLDGTLIDSKTDLANSINLMLNDLGRPPLAEATVGGFVGDGVRVLVHRSLTATDPDHQPPDEQLHAKGIALMHAHYADQMLKTTRLYPGVRETLDYFKSKRRAVVTSKEVRFTKIILEHFGIADCFDVIVGGDTVAWRKPDPRPVLEAVRLLEALEAGESGSTLIEAGAFPEERAAEAVMVGDSENDINAGRAAGTRTCGVTFGFRTAAELRLTDPDVLIDRFDQLTENFC
- the acs gene encoding acetate--CoA ligase, with the protein product MSSSNIDSVLNEKRVFEPSPEFSQGAHIKSLEQYKQLYREAEEDTEKFWGRIAGELHWFRKWDKVLEWDAPWAKWFVGGQINLSYNCLDRHVATWRRNKAAIIWEGEPGDVRTFTYQQLLIEVSKFANVLKSLGIQKGDTVAIYMGMTPELPIAMLACARIGAAHSVVFGGFSANALVDRINDAQCKAVITQDGSHRRGAEIPLKATVDEALPSCPSVKTVIVYKRTGSEIHMEWGRDHWWHDVMADASDHCEAEPLDAEHPLYILYTSGSTGKPKGVVHTTGGYSVGTFITAKWVFDLKDEDVYWCTADIGWVTGHSYIVYGPLQNGATTVMYEGAPNHPEPDRFWRMIERHKVNIFYTAPTAIRAFMKWGERWPRRYEMKSLRLLGTVGEPINPEAWMWYREVIGRERCPIVDTWWQTETGMIMITPLPGAIATKPGSATKPFPGVIADVVTRQGEPVPPGSGGYLVLRRPWPAMLRTIFNDPDRYVSQYWTEIPGVYFAGDGARKDEDGYFWIMGRVDDVINVSGHRLSTMEVESALVAHPMVAEAAVVARPDEVKGQAISAFVTLELGNEPSNELKEELRRWVAKEIGALAKPDDIRFSDALPKTRSGKIMRRLLREIASGGEVRGDTTTLEDFGVLAKLKEEEE
- a CDS encoding tetratricopeptide repeat protein, encoding MTRRALLSFIPSLGILSLGILILGFAPPVRAVSTDTIVTMAFENLSGRPEYNWVGESFAAALADLLDKPGLVAIRPDERNVAYKQEGLPPTAILTRATMIKIAERAGANLVVMGTYRIAGEGRDSTITITARVIDIQEGRLAGKEYNRGGPLVDLQRLQGDLAYEILYQHNQALPFSRDQISTDATGAPIGAFENFIKGTLTRDRDARVGFLDRAIKEYFEKTKSQYIPAVFELGRIRFEAAEYKEALEQLNLVDEKNPRYDEAQFYVGVAQDALGQTEPALATLKKLASRLPLFEVYNNIGVLLIKQKKYKEAIDHLKPATDAAPRDTDTLFNLGYACFLTKDNANAAAALKAETKLRASDGEAYYILSKALASEGDQPGAAAASDQAKKLLPSFAQWETKGMPPLARVKTGFSKINYYRYKREQDERLNSQTHITSLTPQADQLLETARSAFLAGRDADALEALGKLLQTSPQNYDAHFLMGRVYERKGDFDRATNALKAAVFWNPKLVPAHVLLGRIAVLKNDCAGAQASAGRALEIDPNDQDAQALKRLISQKCSSN
- a CDS encoding NYN domain-containing protein, giving the protein MRGKITIFIDGNNLFHAARSVGVEIDYAKFLNFLRGDSPLLRAFFYTGVDEKAERQQGFLLWMRRNGYRVVEKELKTYADGTKKANLDVEIAVDMLSLADKYDTAVLVSGDEDFSYAINAVAYKGVRVELAGFRSNTSPRLIDVADQFIELDSHIDEITKADSRYNVHNHNHHSGSHYVSNRNSGAFPRVQDSGAFTRVQDDEADVPAGCEAATER
- a CDS encoding ABC transporter ATP-binding protein yields the protein MDDILIVEDLVKHYPIRKGVVPKTVGYVRAVDGISFSIPRGKTLGLVGESGCGKTTAGRAILRLIEPTSGRVIFDGHDVFSLREREMRRLRREMQIIFQDPFGSLNPRMTVGAMLEEPILVHGIGSEDEREESPDESRNSRERNQSGLTLTRAQGRARRRVAELLTLVGLSPEHASRYAHEFSGGQRQRIGIARALALEPKLIVCDEAVSALDVSIQAQILNLLRELQQRFNLTYLFIAHDLAVVKHISDRVAVMYLGEIVEEADTEEIFANPLHPYTQALLASIPVPVPREKRQRTRLEGDVPTPINPPEGCRFHTRCPIAIDECKLEKPPLVEISPGHRVACIRTDVSATLIPKIV